accacgcccggcgcaagCTTTATTATTAATGTACCTTCTTCCATAGACAGACACCTGCCCCAACAAAGAAGTTGAAAAGTCAGAAATCCTGTGACATGCCATCTCTGCTTTGGTAACCAGAAGAGAGCTTGAGCCTCTTTAAGGCTTCCAACGCTTCGGGGAGTCCAACGCCATTCTGAGGACACTCCTTGGAGTTCTTCTGCCTGGCAGTCCTTCTTGTTGTACAGTAGTGACAGTGCGTTATCCAACCCTTGTAGCCCATTAAAAACCATCTGTGCCTCATCTCTCTTTGATGCTGAGTGAAGAACCAGGATCTGATGACTTCTTTCCACAGTATGAGCTCCTCAGCCAAGGCCTGCAGAGTTTCCTTCTTAGGGTAATGGTCTGTCTCCAAGTGCTTTTTTAGCTTCTGCAACTGCTCAGAGGTCAACTTAAAGGTTCTTCTATCCTTTAAGTACAGATAATGAGTTGTCTTCATCTCAGTTTCTTCCATCATGACGACTGCTCACTTGAGTTCCCTCCTTCAGTTTGAGGCTCTTCTCTCTAAGTCATTGTTAAGGTACTGATTGTCCTAAGGAAGCAATCCCATCAGGATGATgcagaactcactttatagaacCAACAAAAGGCCCTCACGTCAGTGTCCACCTCCTCTAGGGCAGCAGACATCAAGGCACTGACTGAGGACTCTGCTGACACATCTGTAACAGTTACCACCAAAAATGAGAGTGCCATTTTCCTGCCTCACCCTAACCTGAGGAGATGCTCCAAGGCCAAGGCCTAAAGGTCTGAATTTCACAAAAAGCCTCTATGTGCTCAATGCTCAGAACTGTGGCCCCATAATACAGCCCCTCCCTACGAATGGCAGAAACCTGAGGTTCAGAGAAGAAGGTAGCAGGTGATATAtgaaaaattctttcttttcccattgtTTATCCACAAGTTCAGAAAGAATCTGGCATAGAACATGGGCCACTCTAAAGATCTGAATAAACCCTCCAAAGTTGTGCAGTCACCCAATTACAACAACAGCCAAACCATAAAGTTCTGACTAGTGGAAATGTCCTACTATTAAAATGAACATTCATCATGACATGaagaattttaatttcaaaagtcctgttttctgggctggtgaaatggctctgTGAGTAAAGGCTTAACGTGTAAGCTTGGccacctaagtttgatccctcaACTGCATAGAAaatgtagaaggagagaaccaactccatgaagctgtcctttgacctccccAGGAGTACCATGGTATGTGTGCCCCAGCCCACCCCACACATCTCTCACCCCACTCACCCCCTCCCTGCAACGAGTAAACAAACAATGGTTTCCACTGCTTCCAGAGGGTGAGCACTCCTGAGGTGAGCACTCTGGGGGTGAGCACTCTGGGGGTGAGCACTCCCAAGAGTGAGCACTCCCAAGAGTGAGCACTCCCAAGAGTGAGCACTCCCAAGGGTGAGCACTCCCAAGAGTGAGCACTCCCAAGAGTGAGCACTCTGGGGGGTGAGCACTCCCAAGGGTGAGCCCTCCCAAGAGTGAGCACTCCTGGAGCTGTGTGGTTTTGCATACCTTGTTAGTTTGCCTGAGTTTACTCAGCTCCACTTTATACTTTTCTGCTTCTTCAAGAGCTCGATTCAGACGGACCTCTGTGGCACTCTGACTTGAGGCAGCCTGTTTTTGTAATCTTCTTTTACTTTCTAATTCCTGTGCAGTTAAAAAATAGGGAGTATTGAAATATCGTCAGTTCCCTTTTATGTCTGACATTATTTCATTTCTGTGTTTCTTGCTTTCATTCACACAGGGCTGCAGGCTAAGCATCAAGAGACACAGTTCTCAGGGGTTTCTCACCCAAAATGGGTATTCGAAAAAGACACCTAAAAATGTACTTGTGACTgcctttataatttttaaaatttctacccttttgtttttgtggggGGTGGGTGCTTTATCTGCGTGCATGGCTGTCTCTGCACCTCTTGTATGACTGGTGCCTGCAgagcccagaagaaggcatcggatctcctggagctggagttacagacggttgtgagccgctatgtgagtgctgggaattgaacctgggtcctctggaacagcagctggtgttcttagccactgagcaatctctctagctcCAGTGAATATTGCTCTTTTTGTTTAGTATTTTCTGCCTCCTTCTACTGATTCAAAACACTATATAATTATCCTCCATATCTATTTTAGGAGCACaacttttaaaacttaatttttctGGAGTCAGGATCTTGCAGTGTAGCCCAGGAGGGGCTAAAACTCTCAAGCCTtttgtgtctgcctcctgagcgctgagaTTCTAGGCATGCGCCTCCACATCTAGCTCACTCAAGGCCTTCTGCAAACCCTCCAAAAGACCAATGTAAGAGATCATTTGCCCATAGACAGTGCTCTTGGAGAACTGACCAAGTCTACTGCCTGAAGAAACAATAGATAAAGGGAGGACTGTACATTAGCCCCACTGGGATTCTCCAACCTGAGCAGAAACAGCATTACCTTGTAAAGTATGGGGTATTTGTGCAATTATTCTAAGCTATTGAGCTGCTGCAAGTGGACGGTTAATGTTTGAAGAAAATACCTCACCTCATAAACTCGGTGTTAACAACTCCCTCCCCCACCACGCATGTTCCATTAGGGGCTTCCACGGCACTGTTTGCATCTCTCCCTGTGGACATGGACTTTTCTCCTCCCGTACATCCCCTGTTACCTAATGTGATTTGATACCTTTTCTTGAGGGCTTCTAGACCATCCTGATAATGGTTTAGCACAGCATCTGCTGCAGGCGCTAAAACCATTTCCTTGCTTGCTTCTCCCTCTGCAGTGCAAACTTTTAAAGCTATCAACGGTTTTCATTTCTGTAGTCCCAGCATCATAGTTGCATGTAAAAGGCACTACCAGTATCTTCATAAAGGCTTTAAAGATTGCTCGGtgattaagaacatttgctgccaACACTCATATTAGGCAACTTGcaacagcctgtaactctagttccaggaatcCGATTCCCTATTCTGGCCATAGACAACCATATGCCCTTGGTGGacaggcatgcaggcatacacatgcatataaataattaaatattaaaaatgactcaggtgggctggtgagatggctcagtgggtaagagcacccgactgctcttccgaaggtcaggagttcaaatcccagcaaccacatggtggctcacaaccatctcgtaacgagatctgactccctcttctggagtgtctgaggacagctacaatgtacttacatataatagataaataaatctaaaaaaaaaaaaaaaaaaaagactcaggctTGTCTTGTAATATTGACACCTCTATCGCATCCCACACAATACATGGCCGGGCTGGCCCAGAGCCTCCAAGAGCACTCAGTACACCCAGGAATCACTGTAGAGACAGAGCTCACTTTAGACACTTgtctttttaaacatttcttcctTGGCTATATCACATCATCTTTGAAACTCATCTCTGTGGCTTTGAGTAattaaagggaaaaacaaaacaaaacacatgctgctccttatgtaggtctctaaACAAACCAAGCTGCGCCTGGCTGCCATCTGCTGCGCAGCCCTTCCGCACAGCTTTGTGGGAGGCAGCTATGCTGGGAACCATCGCTCTCTCCCGGCTCCTGCTGCAGAGCTGCCCCCCAGCAGTCTCACCGAGAACGCCATAAACCTTTGCCCTTCAGTTTGCTGGTGACTTTGTAACTCCCGTCTCAGAAATCCGAAAAGGACAGCAAGGAGGAAGACCAGCAAAGGAACAAATGACATGTCTCCATGTGAGTAAGCTCACTAAGAGAAAACCTGGGTAAAAACTTTGATAACAAGTGTTTTCAATCATACACTGATAACTCTCTTTTGGGGGTGGAATCAGTCTCACTATttagagcagactggcctcaaactcccagagatctgtctgtctctgtcatccAAGTGCTCCAACACTATGTCTGTCCTGGTAATCTTATAGCATGCAGAGAAGACACACTGCTTCCTGAAAACAGATAAAACCAATTCACATGTTGTCAGACAAATGTTATGGGAAAGAAATCTCAAGGTTTCAATTTTACACCTGTTTTAAAAGTTTTACTTGAACTGGGCCTGACAGTCAATGACATGGTAATGAAATGGGGATAAATCAGTATTTCCAACAATGTTATTACCTTCATGAAAAAAATGGACATTTATTTCATACTACACATAAACTCCACTTGAAATAGATCACATGTATATGACTCATATGATGCTGATTTATACAGACTATGTAAAATACTTCAAAGAAAAATTCTCATGGCTTTGGAGTAGGCAAAAGTTTCTGGgcactcttgactctagctgcatatatatcaaaagatggcctagtcggccatcactggaaagagaggcccattggacttgcaaactttatatgccccagtacaggggaacaccagggccaaaaagggggagtgggtgggcaggggagtgggggtgggtggatatgggggacttttggtatagcattggaaatgtaaatgagttaaatacctaataaaaaatggaaaaaaaaaaagtttctgggCAGAATGAAAACTTGAATATAATGATATATACAATTTaccaaaaatttaaaacttctgcCTTTGGAAAcacatgcttaaaaaaaaaaaaagaagcagcaaaGTTGAATTACAAAAGTTTAGACACAATACCCAAGCATCTAACAAGGGGATGCAAAGGGATCATGAAGAGCCTTAGAGCCTGGTCCTGTCACTGTACAGACAGACCACAGAGGAGCACACAGCACATGACAAGATCAACACCTGCCTCtgaatcccaagtgctgggattaaagacataggTCATCACACCCAGCCAATAAAGATGATTTCTATTAAAGATTTTTACTGTAtgcatacaagtgtgtgtgtatactcatgcCAGTGGGATGCTATAGTCAAAGGATAACTGAAGACGGgcaggtgagggtgtggagagCCTGGACCCTCTGCTGCTGGCGGAAGTGAAGTGAGTCATTAGAGAGCAGCTGGCAACTGTCCCTGCGAGAGGAAGGCACTGCCTTCAACCTCAGTATTGCCagataaacaaatacataaacaaacaataaattacAAAATGTGTTATACAAAATAGAGTATACTCCACAATTAAAGAAGAATGAAACAATTAGTGTTGTAATATGGttgaacagttaaaaaaaaaagccattgtgTTCAGTAAGAGAAATCAACCCCAGCGACTGTGTGGAAGGAACAGACAGGGCCACTGAGACAATAAACACAGCAGGAACCCAGGGCGGGAGATGTGGGGGGAGGACTGGAGGGTAAGAGACATCTTTTGGAAAATGTGAGTATGTTCTATGTGAGGTCATAGCTACATGAACTCATGAACCTACTAAAGCCACGGACTGAACTGCGTACTTTACTACAAGGTGAAATACAGTATGTGTACCTCAAAAAGTTGTCAAATATTCTGTTTAAGGGGGAGTTTTCAGTAAGTCTTAGTAAATGAACGGCTAACAAGAACGGCTAATAGTTTCAATGTGTCCTGGAGACTGGGTCAGAAGGCGAGGCAAAATGTTTACCCGTTCTACTGATGACAGCTGCTGCTGTAATTCATCacattttttatttgcttcttcaaaaagattcttatatttttctatttgggATTGCTGGGATGTAACTGTTCGCTGTTGTCGCACACAGTCTTCTTCCAAATTTTTCACCTTGGACTTTAAGTCCTGAATTTTATCCTCCTACAATCAATGACATTATCAATTATGTGAAAAATGTACAAGATCTGCTATCAAAACACACAGCAGAAAACAAGAGCCTCAGATGGTCTTGGATGAGATATTTTCATGATTTGCTGAGAAAAATAAAGCCCATTTCATACTCACTATCAGAAATGGAAGTCATTTATATTGAATTATTTATATTGAATAAGCTTATCTAGCAAGTCGAAAATAAGGATTTCTAATTTTAACAATTTTGAGatattcaaaaaatatttttataagctTTGTGGTAATTCAGAATTTCAGAAtagtttgatatatatatatgtgtgtatatatatacatatatatatacacatatataattttcaaatcTGATATTTAACTATAGCTTGTAATCCAAATAAGGCGATCCGCGCACTGCTGTGAGAGGCCACGCAAGCTTACCTTCTTACTGCACTCACACACAACGCTGTCCAGCTCCTCTTGCATCACATGGAGCTTGGCCTTTAGAAATCGGATCTGAGCCTCTGTGAAGTCAAATCATTACataactgctttaaaaaaaaaatcaaatctaagGTATAAATTATCAAAAGATCATATTTTATAAGTAAAATATGGCCAAAGTAGACAGTCTAACAGGAGACCATGACAGGAACACTGTGAACATTAAACACTCCACAGGTAGGAGACTAAAAAGAACAGCAACAGGTGGCCACATCAGCCATGGAGAGTGGGTAAGGGCAGAGGGACCAGACAGAAAccccttctcctaagaaccacaCTATAAACTGGCGTTCTTGCGCATTTACAAACCGGTCTCACATCTACTACAGTGATCCAAAAAATATCAACCAGAATTGATATCAGTCTCAGGTTGGCAATGTCCAAGAATTTGATAGAAACAAACATTTTCTCTAGCAAAAATGAAGTTTCAATAGCTTACAGTCTGTACCCCCAAACTGACTCCAGATCATTAGTTCAACCATAACCCAGACATGCCAAGCAAGCTCTTGGAGTACAGGATACTCTCCCTGGCCAAACACACTGAAGAAGCAGGCACCGAGACAGTGTTACTGTCTCGGTTCAGGTTCATGTTCAGGTTCAGGTTCATGTTCATGTTCATGGTAAAGCCTGTTGCTGGTCCTGGATTTCTACATCTCTGTCCTGTAACAGGGCAGTGGGTGACTGTCTCCAGGAACAAACATGTGGCCAGCACACCCTGGAAGGCATCTGAAGAGTAACAACCAACTTCCTGATTCATTACTGTCCTTCCTTCTACCAGTTCCAGGGACTTGACTAGGTCAGGTGATGCTACAAACGCATAACTGAATTGCTTCCCACTGTGACCAACTAGAGCATTAGCTTAATCATCATTACACACACAACCTGTTAGGACTCTTCAGTGTCAGAAGTTCAGAGATAAACTTCATGATCATCTGtagtaaacatttaaaactaaaaacaagaaaataagatGGGAGGCACTCCTGCTAAACCCCCAACAATCAAAACACACTGACAGGAGAAGCAAGCACCTGGGTGGAACAAGCAATGCCCTGGGACTGCACAGGAAGCCCACATCAATGAGGAGCATGGGCCAAAAAGTGTGCAAGCTTCAAAAGAACCATAAAAAGCCAGGCCTCAGACAGCTCTGCAGAGGCTGGTCTCCAATGTAGTGTAATGCATACAAGCCATGTATCCTAGCAATAAGGGAATCTGCCACTGACCTTGGTGACCACTGACTGTCCGGCACCCTGGCTGAACAGCTAAGCACAGCTGAGACGTGACTGCTGGTTTGTATTGAGCTCAAACAACGCTGCTCTGAAAGACCACCTGCCTCAGATACTGTCAGCCTTTTGTGATATATTAGCTAGGTTCAAGACATCATTTGACAAACTCTAATTTTCAAATGGAGACACTGCTATCACAGAGGGGCTCGGGAGCCAGATTGGAGTCGCAGCTAACCATAGTGCACACCCGTATTCATTTCACAGCCAAATGACAGTTCACAGTAACTATGCTTACTCATTCCAATTGTTCTGGTTTTTGTCCCAACAGCACAGGTGGATCCTCACAATTTCAGTAATTTTAGAGGCACTGCTGCTAACGAATACAATACTTTTAGATAATTAAAAACTCAgtcttatatataaaaaaaaacacctcacACACCTCAGTCTTTTGCTAGTTACATGCAGAGTCTAAATTaatcagaaagaaaattatattcattaaaaaactCATTTGATTACTTATGTGTTGCTAATCAATTAAATTATCCTTTTCAAATATATATCAATTTAACATATAATCaacaacataataaaaataaaaggaattcaGAGAAACTTCATTCCACTGATAAGCTATACGACATTTTAATTTCACTTGAAAACTTCAAAAAACTCCAAACAATACTATAGTCATGCCTTTTTACAATACAAAATACCCGCCCGAGATGAAAGCAGAGGGAAGTTCAGTGCACTCGCGCCACCCTTGGTCAACAACACTGATGGCCAACTTGCTTCATCTAGACTCTCCATCCTTCCTCCATCCTTTACATGACTCTACGTTATTATTATCTAGACACAAATCCATAAATCgtgatacatttttaaagaaatagtccCCCCAAATCTTTTTTCTAACTAAGTAGCTGTAACGTTAAGGGAAAAgctatgaagaaaagaaaacctaccTGTGCCAATGTCCTTACTCACACCACAGAAGCTGTCGTCCTCTGCACACTCGGGCAAGCCGTCCTCGTCCAGCTGCCCTTCAATCCTGCTAATCGTCTTGGCAAGGGAGAAGTCTGAGAAATCGTCTGGGATGGCCACATCGTTGGCAGTCTGCGCATCAGGATATTTCAGTTTagcactaagaaataaaacacacGGGCATACATGAGCAAAAACAGAATGGTGGGAAGGAGGTGGAACTGTGCTCCAAAAACAACTAGGCAGACATGTTGTAAAGTGTAAACACGATGACAGCTACGGTGGAGACTTTCGAGTGCTTTGTCCTAAGAGTCTGAGGAGGCATTCAGTCTTTCTGATGGGCACACGCAGGGCTACGGGTCACACCCAGCCTAGAGTTTTAATTTTGCTGCTGGAGAAGAACTGTCCAGGTGATGGCACCCCATCCTGAGAAAGAATGACCAGGTCCTCACACCTAACATTTGTTTACCATGTAGGGAAACACACTCTGACAAGAATCAGAGTTGACAAAAAATGTTGGAATTCACTTTTAACATTAACTGGAGAAAGAATTAGGGAATGAAACTCACTTCCAAAAGCATGAAAGACTGGACCAGGTCAAATACACTGGGATGTCACCCAGTCTGTGACTCTGAAGCCCAGATGATGTTTAACAGGACAGCAAATGCTCCTAGGCTCTTGCAGTCACCCCCTTTATTTAAACACTGACTGGGAGGCCAGGACAAGGGCATTAATCCTGCAGTGGAACATGCAGTTTAGCCAATGATCTCTTCAGGCTGGTTTTTATTAATTCTATCTTCTGCTCCTTCAATTCTATTGTTTTCCCTTTGAAGCAATTAAAAGACACAAGCGTTAATAAAGATTTCCACATTATTATAATGTAATTACCAGCCTGGGTAAACCGTAGACTCAAAGATTTAATTGCTTACTGGTTGGTACATCCAAactcttttccttttataaaaaaaGCCAGTCTCAAGCTGGGCGgcggtggtgtacacctttaatcccagcactcgggaggcagaggcaggtggatttctgagttcaaggccagcctggtctacagagtgagttccaggcagccagggctacacagagaaaccctgtctaaaaaagacaaaaaccaaaaaccaaaaaaaaaaaaaagccagtctcATGAAAACATGTTTATGATCTTAAAGGTAGTCtcataatctttaaaaacaacaaaaaacagcaaaTTGTAAGTTAAAATTTTGACACAATCTAATTTATACCATATCGAACTATTCCATCCATCTCACAAACTAAATATATGGCATCTGTCAAGAAGTAAAGAACTAGAAGACAATTTAATCCATTTACAAGAACCTGACAGAATGACTCAAAAACCCAGGTCCAAGGACTAGAAAGATAGCTTACCAGTCAGGAGCAGgttcttgcagaggaaccaggtttggctcccagcacctaaGTGCAGGTCACAACTGCTGGTGACCCTGGGGAATCTGACCTTTTCTGACCTCAGAGGGATCCTGCCCGTACATGGCATACATTCATGCAAAcactcatataaacacacattaaaaaaaatctctaaacaaaACCCAGATCTCAGTCCCAGTTTCAATAGTGTCTCATTAGAATGGCAGGAATATGTATGAGAAGGTAGTGAGTTTGTTTTAGAGAACACAGACTGGTTACTAACTGCATTACTGAGTATGATGCAGTAGCTTTGTAGTGGGAGCTTTATAGAACTCGGGAGAAGAGAAAGTCCGTAACGGAGAATGCAGACACTGTGAGCCGCAGGAGAGAAGAGCAGACTCAAACGTGTCAAACTGTGCTGTACCTtgaatttgttttcctttctttatctGCAGAGTGGAGTCTGTTTTGAATCTTGTTTACAGGACCAGTGTTTTTGGTCTTTGGCtagagaaaaagaattgaaactaTAATTAACTAAAAGTCTAatcatttcttcatttaaaaaatggtttggtttttttttttttagaggctggagagatggctcagtggttaagagcactgactgctcttccagaggtcctgagttcaaatcccagcaaccacatggtggctcacaaccatctgtaatgagatctgatgccctcttctcatgtgtctgaagacagctacagtgtacttatatataataaataaataaatcttttaaaaaatgattttctaaaactttttattttatctgtatatcATTATTGTACATATGTGAGgctgttagatcccctggaactagagttaagacagttgtgagctgctatgtgggtgctaggaattgaactcaggtcctttggaagaacagtcagcactcttagtcactgagccatctctccagtgccaaaGTCTAATAATCGCTAACAACAGAAATTTTGTTcagattggttttggtttttggtttttatagatatgagtgctttgcctgcatatatgtctgtgtaccacattgtGCCCAGTGTctttggaggccaggagagggcaccgGATATCCTGAGACTAGAGTTatagagttgtgagctgccatgtatgcCCTGGGAATTGCACCTGGGTCTTCTggacaagcagtcagtgctcttccccactgggccttttctccagcccccaaaatttTGTAACATATGCAATTGTTATTTTGCTACAAATAAGAATTGGTATTTTTATATAACTGCATTTTCAGGAATCCCAGAACTATGCAAGAAAGACCTAAACAGCACCCAGACCAAGAGAATCAGGAATACAGAAAATGAGTTCCAAAGATGCATGTGCAATCAGCCAGGTAGTGAATATTAAATAAGGATGCTTTGATTCATAGAATGCAGCTCCCCTCATTAGCCAACCATGTGGCAAGCAGGCCTTTCCTAGCATTGAAATTTACAGCTCCCTTGTGGATAGAAACCTGGAGATCCCAGGAAGCCCACTTTCCTGATGGATCTCTGTGCCATGCTTTCTGGATGAGGACCTGCGTGACTTTAAGGATTATGATTCATGGAGACTCAATAACCTAATTCTATAAAGTCTCTTCCTTAGAACTGTTCACTATTCTCCAAATTACTCAGTGAAATTACAAGACAGAAATTGCCCAAGATCTCTTTATAAGCAATGCTGAATAAGTGATCACAGCTGAGTACTAAGGTTTACATCCTGTTTACTGAGTCATACTCTTTGCCtacttgtctttaaaaacaaacaatcaaatgaatCAACCCTAGGAACCAGCAAG
This portion of the Mus musculus strain C57BL/6J chromosome 9, GRCm38.p6 C57BL/6J genome encodes:
- the Tex9 gene encoding testis-expressed protein 9; its protein translation is MAGRSVRVPRRGSAGTQSRGQLAAGRDLLAREQEYKRLNEELEAKTADLVRQAEEVIREQQEVRARPFSALTTSCKEEGGSSSRDLLSSEGTHPWTETKPKTKNTGPVNKIQNRLHSADKERKTNSSAKLKYPDAQTANDVAIPDDFSDFSLAKTISRIEGQLDEDGLPECAEDDSFCGVSKDIGTEAQIRFLKAKLHVMQEELDSVVCECSKKEDKIQDLKSKVKNLEEDCVRQQRTVTSQQSQIEKYKNLFEEANKKCDELQQQLSSVERELESKRRLQKQAASSQSATEVRLNRALEEAEKYKVELSKLRQTNKDITNEDHQKIEVLKSENKKLERQKGELMIGFKKQLKLIDILKRQKMHIEAAKMLSFSEEEFMKALEWGSS
- the Tex9 gene encoding testis-expressed protein 9 isoform X2, which produces MYGHHGNRIAPGLVKMAGRSVRVPRRGSAGTQSRGQLAAGRDLLAREQEYKRLNEELEAKTADLVRQAEEVIREQQEVRARPFSALTTSCKEEGGSSSRDLLSSEGTHPWTETKPKTKNTGPVNKIQNRLHSADKERKTNSSAKLKYPDAQTANDVAIPDDFSDFSLAKTISRIEGQLDEDGLPECAEDDSFCGVSKDIGTEAQIRFLKAKLHVMQEELDSVVCECSKKEDKIQDLKSKVKNLEEDCVRQQRTVTSQQSQIEKYKNLFEEANKKCDELQQQLSSVERELESKRRLQKQAASSQSATEVRLNRALEEAEKYKVELSKLRQTNKDITNEDHQKIEVLKSENKKLERQKGELMIGFKKQLKLIDILKRQKMHIEAAKMLSFSEEEFMKALEWGSS
- the Tex9 gene encoding testis-expressed protein 9 isoform X1, with protein sequence MYGHHGNRIAPGLVKMAGRSVRVPRRGSAGTQSRGQLAAGRDLLAREQEYKRLNEELEAKTADLVRQAEEVIREQQEVRARPFSALTTSCKEEGGSSSRDLLSSEGTHPWTETKPKTKNTGPVNKIQNRLHSADKERKTNSSAKLKYPDAQTANDVAIPDDFSDFSLAKTISRIEGQLDEDGLPECAEDDSFCGVSKDIGTEAQIRFLKAKLHVMQEELDSVVCECSKKEDKIQDLKSKVKNLEEDCVRQQRTVTSQQSQIEKYKNLFEEANKKCDELQQQLSSVERELESKRRLQKQAASSQSATEVRLNRALEEAEKYKVELSKLRQTNKDITNEDHQKIEVLKSENKKLERQKGELMIGFKKQLKLIDILKRQKVSLTIDAVSQIHYRQTVLPKSLFLLCL
- the Tex9 gene encoding testis-expressed protein 9 isoform X5, whose product is MKAQIRFLKAKLHVMQEELDSVVCECSKKEDKIQDLKSKVKNLEEDCVRQQRTVTSQQSQIEKYKNLFEEANKKCDELQQQLSSVERELESKRRLQKQAASSQSATEVRLNRALEEAEKYKVELSKLRQTNKDITNEDHQKIEVLKSENKKLERQKGELMIGFKKQLKLIDILKRQKMHIEAAKMLSFSEEEFMKALEWGSS